The Selenomonadales bacterium region CGCGACCTGTAATATATTCCATCGTAATCTCGTCAACAGGGAAAATACCGTTTTTCGCACCTGCTTCAATTGCCATATTCGAAATGGTCAGACGGTCTGTCATCGTAAGTGATTTTACCCCTTCACCGGCAAACTCGAGTGCTTGATAACGAGCACCGTCTACACCGATCATACCGATAAGCGTCAAAATAACATCTTTACCGCAGACCCATTTCGGAAGCGAGCCTGTCAATTCTACCTTAATGGTAGACGGTACTTTGAACCACGTATCGCCTGTTGCCATTGCCGCGCCCATGTCAGTCGAGCCGACACCTGTTGCAAAGGCACCGACGGCACCGTATGTACACGTATGGGAATCGGCACCGATGATAACTTCACCCGGAGCGACCAAACCTTTTTCAGGTAAAATAACGTGCTCGATCCCCATACGACCAACTTCGAAATAATGTTTGATCTGATGCTTCTTCGCAAACTCACGCATCGTTTTTGCCATACCTGCCGACTTGATATCCTTGTTTGGTGCAAAATGGTCAGGCACGAGTGCAATTTTTTCGCGGTCAAATACCGGTCGACCTATTTTTTCAAATTCTTTGATAGCGGGCGGAGCCGTAATATCGTTCCCCAATACCAAGTCTACTTTACTTTTGA contains the following coding sequences:
- the leuC gene encoding 3-isopropylmalate dehydratase large subunit, which gives rise to KSKVDLVLGNDITAPPAIKEFEKIGRPVFDREKIALVPDHFAPNKDIKSAGMAKTMREFAKKHQIKHYFEVGRMGIEHVILPEKGLVAPGEVIIGADSHTCTYGAVGAFATGVGSTDMGAAMATGDTWFKVPSTIKVELTGSLPKWVCGKDVILTLIGMIGVDGARYQALEFAGEGVKSLTMTDRLTISNMAIEAGAKNGIFPVDEITMEYITGRVTKPYEIVEADADAEYASVVTIDLSALKPVVALPHLPENVKNVEDVGKIKIDQVVIGSCTNGRIEDLEQAAEILKGKKVHDDVRAIIIPGSQHVYMEAMKRGYIETFIEANAIVSTPTCGPCLGGYMGILAAGERAVSTTNRNFRGRMGHVDSEVYLAGPSVAAASAVAGRIAEPKEVM